One stretch of Arachis hypogaea cultivar Tifrunner chromosome 20, arahy.Tifrunner.gnm2.J5K5, whole genome shotgun sequence DNA includes these proteins:
- the LOC112785377 gene encoding protein MAIN-LIKE 1-like yields the protein MSGGGVNVEENLNRLDEHHIAAHLFHKPTRVLTPHGTLVDVFMLEPRDPTMEIRRERLDPYLRRTGFYHASLIKHFEYDNPLIIAFVEWWRLETHTFHLPWGECTITLEDVAMQLGLPIDGQPVSGTLRSWSKFHQRDIWEWCHELLGEVPPGHVGTTKYNIKLKWLRTRLQQMPLELDDNGRMQYARCYILYLLGGVLLPDKANNTVHVRYLPLLADFDAIGTYSWGSAVLCWLYRSMCLATEYSVEGMAGCHTLLMSWIYYRLPFWAPNVTTPFSFPLATRWAGKKGQNDYAE from the exons atgAGTGGGGGTGGGGTGAATGTGGAGGAAAACTTGAACCGGCTGGACGAACATCATATAGCGGCACACTTATTTCATAAG CCCACACGTGTTCTTACTCCTCATGGCACGCTCGTAGATGTATTCATGTTAGAGCCTAGGGATCCAACGATGGAAATTAGGCGGGAGAGGCTCGACCCTTATTTGAGACGTACCGGATTTTATCATGCCTCTTTGATCAAGCATTTCGAGTACGACAATCCACTTATCATTGCCTTTGTGGAATGGTGGCGTCTTGAGACGCACACATTTCATCTCCCTTGGGGTGAGTGTACTATAACTCTGGAGGATGTAGCCATGCAGCTAGGGCTACCTATAGACGGACAGCCTGTTAGCGGTACGTTGAGGTCATGGAGTAAGTTTCATCAGAGAGATATTTGGGAATGGTGTCATGAACTTCTAGGTGAGGTTCCCCCCGGCCACGTAGGGACAACGAAGTACAACATCAAGTTGAAGTGGCTGAGAACTCGTCTTCAGCAGATGCCGCTTGAGTTAGATGATAATGGTCGCATGCAGTATGCACGGTGTTACATACTTTACTTGTTGGGAGGCGTGCTTCTCCCGGACAAGGCCAACAACACAGTCCATGTACGATATCTGCCATTATTGGCTGACTTTGATGCCATTGGTACCTACAGTTGGGGTAGTGCCGTCCTCTGTTGGTTATATCGTTCTATGTGCCTAGCAACAGAATACAGTGTTGAGGGTATGGCCGGGTGTCATACGTTGCTCATGTCGTGGATTTACTACAGATTACCGTTCTGGGCCCCGAATGTTACAACACCCTTTAGTTTTCCTTTGGCCACGAG GTGGGCAGGGAAAAAAGGACAGAATGACTATGCTGAGTAA
- the LOC112785378 gene encoding uncharacterized protein codes for MELEVGLKFLNRESAMLAVKNYNIRRSAEYKVVESDQSRYVCRCKQFGDRCRWMVRVAKTRSCRFWEIRKYEGPHSCLASTMSQDHAQLDSNVICQHIFPMVHADVTICVKVLQGSVESAYGYKVSYKKVWHAKQKAIARIYGDWDESYDQLRRYLSALQAFVPGTIVDLQTLPYYVGNTLDRGSVMFHQVFWSFPSCVEAFRHCKPLVSVDRTHLYGKYAGTLLMGIAQDGNNNILPVAFALVERENTDSWYFFLTNLRRHVATRPGVLLISDRHAAIKAALEREGCGWKHNVYCVRHIASNFATSFKSKEAKRHLVNAAYSKTQEQSQYYLELISSEDPVTSPQMMEWIRGLEPPKWLQHLDEGQRYGHMTTNLSECINSVLKGTKNLPVCAIVKSYYYRLNELFVMKGRQAQAQVASGQVFSQFLQKAILANLEGIPQMLVTSYDRATTKFTVDEIAAAGVQSRFRVNLRYRRCDCGYFQALHYPCAHALAACAYARLDWQEYVDLVYRVESVFRVYQMEFQPVPDEEMWPPSEGAHIRHSPLLRRTMEGRPVSTRIRNEMDDVEPGPGKRCGICRQPGHTRRHCPHASAT; via the exons ATGGAGCTTGAGGTTGGGTTGAAATTTCTTAACCGGGAATCAGCGATGCTAGCGGTAAAAAACTACAATATCCGTAGGAGTGCAGAATATAAGGTTGTAGAGTCAGACCAAAGTAGGTATGTATGTCGATGTAAGCAGTTCGGGGACCGATGTCGTTGGATGGTACGGGTGGCGAAGACAAGGTCCTGTAGATTTTGGGAAATCCGAAAGTATGAAGGTCCTCATAGTTGCTTGGCAAGTACAATGTCTCAAGACCACGCCCAACTCGATAGCAACGTCATCTGCCAGCACATATTTCCCATGGTGCATGCCGATGTGACCATTTGTGTAAAGGTGTTGCAAGGATCAGTAGAGTCAGCGTACGGTTACAAGGTTTCTTACAAGAAGGTTTGGCACGCGAAGCAGAAGGCAATCGCAAGGATCTATGGTGATTGGGACGAATCATATGACCAGCTGCGTAGATATCTCAGTGCTCTCCAAGCTTTCGTCCCAG GGACAATTGTTGACCTCCAAACTCTGCCGTACTATGTCGGGAACACACTAGACCGTGGAAGTGTCATGTTTCACCAGGTTTTTTGGTCGTTCCCTTCATGTGTTGAAGCTTTTAGGCACTGTAAACCGCTGGTCTCAGTGGACAGGACACATCTGTATGGTAAGTACGCAGGCACCCTTCTCATGGgcattgcacaggacgggaataACAACATTCTACCCGTCGCTTTCGCACTTGTCGAAAGAGAAAATACAGATTCATGGTACTTCTTCCTGACCAATTTGAGGAGGCATGTCGCAACTCGGCCGGGAGTTCTGCTTATATCCGACAGGCATGCTGCAATAAAGGCCGCATTGGAACGCGAGGGGTGTGGCTGGAAACACAATGTGTACTGTGTTCGACATATTGCCTCCAACTTTGCTACAAGCTTCAAGAGTAAGGAAGCCAAGAGACACCTGGTTAACGCTGCATATTCGAAGACACAAGAGCAGTCGCAGTACTACCTGGAGCTAATCAGTAGCGAAGATCCGGTAACATCCCCGCAGATGATGGAGTGGATCCGTGGGTTAGAGCCACCTAAATGGTTACAGCACCTAGATGAGGGCCAACGATACGGCCACATGACAACGAATCTGTCTGAGTGTATCAACTCCGTCCTCAAGGGCACTAAAAATTTGCCGGTGTGTGCAATTGTGAAGTCCTATTACTATCGCCTGAACGAGTTATTCGTCATGAAGGGTCGGCAAGCACAGGCGCAGGTTGCAAGTGGTCAGGTGTTCTCACAGTTCTTGCAGAAAGCCATACTAGCGAACCTTGAGGGCATTCCCCAGATGTTGGTGACGTCATACGATAGAGCTACCACTAAATTCACAGTCGACGAGATAGCTGCTGCAGGGGTGCAGTCACGGTTCCGAGTTAACCTTCGGTACCGCAGATGTGATTGTGGTTACTTCCAGGCATTACATTATCCTTGTGCACATGCTCTGGCCGCGTGTGCATATGCGAGGTTGGACTGGCAAGAGTATGTTGATTTAGTGTACCGTGTTGAGAGCGTGTTTCGGGTTTATCAGATGGAATTCCAGCCCGTGCCGGATGAGGAGATGTGGCCCCCTTCTGAAGGAGCACATATCCGGCACAGCCCCCTCCTACGACGTACAATGGAAGGGCGTCCGGTATCTACTAGGATTCGGAATGAAATGGACGATGTTGAGCCGGGACCAGGTAAGAGGTGCGGGATTTGCAGGCAACCCGGGCATACCAGGCGACATTGTCCGCATGCTTCTGCAACCTAA